ATCTGCAGAACGAGGTCACGCGCCCTGAGCATATTCGCGAGATCCTGCACACGGGGCACTTCAAAGACATTGGCGTCTGTCTCGATACCGGCCACGCACATCTGGGCGACGGCGTCTCTGAGACCATCGCGCAGCTTCGCGAGTTCATTCGCACCGCTCATCTGCACGACAACCACGGCAACAAGGACGAGCACCTCTGGCCGGGCGAGGGCGAGATTGCCTGGGACGAAACCATGCAGGAGCTGAAGTCCGCGCCGCAGACGCCGGCCGGGGTGCTGGAGATTCACTACGCGCTGGAGGAGCCGAACGAGGTCATCGTCGAGAAGGCTCAGCGCGCCTTTGAGAAGTTCTAAAAGAAGACGGATATGACTGAAGAAACAAACGTAACCAACACTGCGACAGAAGCGCCGCTCACCACCATTGCGCGCATCGGCGAGCATGAAGGCAAGACCATCACGCTGCGCGGATGGCTCTATAACCTGCGCGAGAGCGGCAAGCTGCTCTTCCCCATCTTTCGCGACGGCAGCGGAACCATTCAGGGCATTGTGCCCAAGGCCGCGGTCGCGCCCGAGGTCTTTGAGCGCATCAAGGGGCTCACGCAGGAGTCTTCTGTCATCGTCACCGGCAAGGTTCGCGCCGACCATCGCGCCCCCGGCGGCTATGAGCTGGACGTGGAGAACGTCGAGGTGGTGCAGCGCGTGCCCGAAGATACTCCCTTCCCCATCTCGCTCAAGGAGCATGGCACCGACTTCCTGATGGAGCATCGGCACCTCTGGATTCGCACGCCGCGCCAGTCGGCCATTCTGCGCATTCGCGCCGAAATCATCAAGGCGGCGCGCGACTTTCTTGACGACAACGGCTTCATCCTGACAGATCCGCCGATTCTCACGCCCGCGGCCTGCGAGGGCACCAGCACGCTCTTCCCGGTGGAGTACTTTGGCGACGAAGCCTACCTGACGCAGAGCGGCCAGCTCTACATTGAGAGCACGGCGCTCGCGCTCGGCAAGGTCTATTCGTTTGGGCCGACGTTCCGCGCGGAGAAGTCAAAGACGCGCCGCCACCTTACTGAGTTCTGGATGGTCGAGCCAGAGTGGGCTTATGCCGGCCTCGATGACCTGATGGGTCTGGCCGAGCAGTTCATCAGCTTCATCGTCGGGCGCGTGCTCACGCGCCGCGCCGCTGACCTGAAGGTGCTGGGCCGCGATGTCGCGAAGCTTCAGAGCATTCAGGCGCCGTTCCCGCGTTTGAGCTACGATGAGGCCGCGCAGATGCTCAATGACGCGCATGCCAAGGGCCTGCTGGAGCATCCTTTTGAGTACGGCAATGACTTTGGCTCGCCGGATGAGACCTACATCTCCTCGCAGTTTGACCGCCCGGTGATGGTGCATCGCTACCCTGCTGCCGTCAAAGCCTTCTACATGGAGCCGGACCCGGAGAACTCGAAATATGCGCTCTGCGTTGACGTGCTGGCGCCGGAGGGCTACGGCGAGATCATCGGCGGCTCGCAGCGCATCTCTTCGTATGAGCTGCTCAAGCAGCGCATTGAAGATCATCAGCTCCCGCTGGAAGCCTTTCAGTGGTATCTCGATCTGCGTCGCTATGGGTCGGTGCCGCACTCCGGCTTCGGCATGGGCATTGAGCGCGCCGTCGCCTGGATCTGTGGCCTGGAGCACGTGCGCGAGACGATCCCGTTTGCGCGCACGCTGAACCGGATTTATCCATAGCGCGACACTGCCGATTTATTGCTATGCAGGTGTACTGAATTCATCGAAATTCAGTACACTGGGTCGTTTCCTATGATCGTTCGAACGCAATCCGTGGCCATTGGGTGCGGCTTCAGCCGCGCCCTGGCATTTGGTTAGCGGGCCGGGCTGCCTGAGCCGGGGCGGGGCTTGAGCCTCGTCCGCAACTCTTTGCCTGAGACCAAAAGAGAGCGATTATCATGTCGAAAGAAACAGAGAAAATGGCCGCGGAAAAAGCCGCGGTCGCCGGACTCACCTCCGGCCCTATCTACAGCGGAACGCAGGCCCTGCCCCCGCGCAAAATCAAGCTCATCGGTGTGCCCCTCGATATGGGCGCCTCGCGCCGCGGCGTGGACATGGGTCCCTCTGCCGTGCGTGTGGCCGGCCTGGAAGCGCGCCTGGAGGCGCTGGGCCATCAGGTGACCGATGGCGGCAACATCAGCGTAGCCATCGCCGAAACCAAGCACTCCGGCGAGCAGAATGCCCGCTACCTGCAAGAGATCACCGAGACCTGCACCAAGGCGGCCGGCATGGTCACCAAGGCACTGGAACAGGGCATGACGCCGCTGGTGATTGGCGGCGATCACTCCGTCGCGGCGGGCAGCGTCTCTGGCGTGGCCGAGTACTACCGCCATCAGAACCAGCGCATCGGCCTTCTCTGGATTGACGCCCACGGCGACATGAATACGCCGGAGACCTCGCCCAGCGGCAACGTGCATGGCATGCCGCTCGCGGCGCTGCTTGGCCTGGGGCCGGAATCGCTGGCGAACATCTGCGGATGGAGCCCCAAGGTGCTGCCCGAAAACACTGTGCTCATTGGCGTGCGCGACATCGACGCTACCGAAAAAGAGAACATCAAGCGCGCCGGCGTCACCGAGGTCTACACCATGCGCGACATTGACGAGCGCGGCATGCGCACCGTGATGGAAGAAGCCCTGCGCGCGGCCGGACGTGGCACGGCCGGCTACCATGTCTCGCTCGACATGGACTGGATTGACCCGGAAGACGCCCCCGGCGTTGGGACGCCCGTCCGTGGCGGCGCAACGTATCGCGAGGCACACCTGGCTATGGAGATCATCGCCGACCACGGCCGCATGGTCAGCTTTGAGCTGGTCGAGGTGAATCCGGTGATCGACGAGCACAACCGCACCGCTGATTTAGCGGTGGAGCTGATCTGCTCGGCGTTTGGGAAGAAGATTTTGTAAAAGGATCATTGGGCGTTTCTGCTTTTTCGCAATCGCTGCGAGCAAGCAGGAACGCCGCTTATCTCCACATAAACCGCTCTACAAAGGCATACTCAATCAATGCCCACATCGCGGGTGCGCCCAGTGCAATCTGCATGACCGTCGCGGCCACCCCAAGCTTCCAGCCTTTCGCGAAGAGTTTCTTTGTTTTCTCAGAAAAGATCTGCATGACAAATAGAGCCACGAGGACAAGGCATAGTGCTTGCCATATGTACTCCGTCCCGTATGGCCGTTGATAGGCGAAGCCAAGCAGCGCGGGAATGGCCAGCACTCCTGCCACGGCTTCTACGATGTCGATCCGGCTGACCAATCTCGGTTTCTTTCTGTAGAGGAAAAAGCGTCCGGAAGCGCTTGCCAGCAGCAATCCCGAGAAGACCCAAAGATAGATGCGCCAAATCAGCGTACTGGAGTTGGAGAACTACGCAGCATCATGCAGCGGCGTGATCTTCTTTCTCCTGGCTTTGCCAGCGCGCGCAAGGTCGTACTGCACCTGCAAGTTCATCCATAGCTCGGGCGTGGTATTGAATGCTTCAGCCAAGCGGATCGCCATGTCCGCGGAGATGCCGGCCCTGCCGTTCAATACACGCGAGAGAGCCACACGCGAAACTCCCAGATGAGTCGAGGTCGCAGTCACCGGGCGTCCATTCAAGTATTCGGCTAAAATTTCGCCGGGGTGAGGCGGGTTATACATTCGCATGGCAGATCCTAATGATAATCCTGATAGTCAACCAGTATCGCGTCCGGTCCATCGAAGCGAAACGTCAAGCGCCAGTTCCCATTTACCTTCACTGACCAGTGTCCTTCCCGATTTCCTTTGAGGGGGTGCAAGTCCCAGCCGGGGGCGCACATATCCTCGGGTCGTGTTGCCGCATGCAAGGCGGCAAGCTGAAGTCGCAGCTTGTTTGCATGTGCCGGTTGTATGCCCGCCTTTGATCCCGTCAGGAAAAATCTTTCCACGCCGGGGTGCCTGAAAGACCGAATCATCGAGATCACTGTATCGTTTAGCGATACACGCGTCAACCGCAATTTCCGGCATATACTGAGGCTTCGTCATGAAAAAACTCCGTATCGGCATCCTCTTCGGCGGGCGCAGCGGCGAGCATGAAGTCTCGCTGCTCTCGGCGGCCTCGATTCTCAAAGCCATTGACCGCAAAAAGTATGAGGTGGTGCCTATCGGCATCACCAAGCAGGGCCGCTGGGTGACGGCGGATGCGGCCGAGTTGCTGCTCGCCAACGGCAGCGCCAAAGCAGAGCCGCGACCCTTGCGCGCCGGCGACCCGGACACCACACCCGGCGCTGCCGTGCTGGCGAAGGGCGAGGCTGTCATCGTTCCGCCGGTACCGCAGCAAGCCAGCCAGGGCGCGCTGGTGCCTTTTGAGACCCAAGCCAGCACGCTTACCGCCGATTCTGCGCGGCAGGCGCTCCAGCTCGATATCATCTTCCCCGTGCTGCACGGCACCTTTGGAGAAGACGGCACCATCCAGGGGCTGCTGGAACTGGCCGGCATCGCCTACGTCGGCTCGGGCGTGCTGGGCTCGGCCACCGGCATGGACAAGGACATCATGAAGCGGCTCTTCGCCTCTGCGAAGCTGCCCATCACAAAGCACGTCACCTTTCTGCGTCCCGAGTGGGAGAAAAATCCGCGCAAGATCACCACGCAGATTGAGGCGGCGCTCAAGTATCCCGTCTTTGTGAAGCCGGCGAATCTGGGCTCCTCGGTCGGCATCTCGAAGGCGCGCGACCGCAAAGAGCTGAAAGCCGCGATCGAACTCGCCGCCGGCTTCGACCGCAAAATCGTCGTGGAGCAAGGGGTGGGCGGCAAACGCGGCAAGGCCCGCGAGCTCGAAGTCGCCGTGCTCGGCAACAATGCGCCGGAAGCGTCGGTAGTGGGCGAAATCGTCCCCGGCAAGGAGTTCTATGATTACGAGGCCAAATATCTCAGCGAAGGCTCGGTGCCTATCATTCCGGCCAAGCTGACTAAAGCGCAGTCGAAGCAGATTCGCGAGATGGCCGTGGCGGCCTTCCGCGCCTGCGACTGCGCCGGGCTGGCCCGGGTCGATTTCCTGATGGAGCCGGGCACCTCGGGCCGCATCTATCTGAATGAAATCAATACGCTGCCCGGCTTTACCTCCATCAGCATGTACCCTAAGCTCTGGGAGGCCAGCGGGTTGCCGTACTCCAAGCTCATTGACCGGCTGATTGAGCTCGCGCGTGAGCGCCGCGCCGAGCAGGATCGCAACCGCTACAGCCTTTAACAGCTTTTGAAGAAACCCTTCCGCCCCCGGCGGTGTCAGATACAACAGAGGGAGCCTCGCGCTCCCCCTTCTACGCACCCAACAGGAGCGCAAAGAAAAATATGACCCTGCTCGATGCTCCGCCATTCAATGCGCGCCGCGCCCTCTGGATCAAACGCATCTCCATTGCTGCCGTGGTGCTCTTCTTTGCCGGCTTTACCGGAACCATTCTCTACGTGCTCGATTTTCCCTGGCAGCTCTGGAACTGGCCCTCGGATCATCGCGTGAACCTGTTTCTGGATGATGTCGAGGCCGGCAATCTGCAAAAGGCCTACGGCCAGTGGAACAACGACTTTCAGTGGCAGCAGCACCCTGACCGCTACAAGCTCTACAACTTTGCGGCCTTCCAGCGCGACTGGGGTGCGCACAGCGACTATGGCGTCATCAAGAGCCACCGCATCATTGTGGCCAAGCATGTCGGCAATGGAGTGGTGATGGGCGTCGATATCAATGGCGGCTCCACGCCTATCTTTTTGCGCGTGGATAACAAGACCCATCAGATTGGCTTCTCGCCGATCGAGTTATACATAGGCCAATAGCGCGGGTTATTCCTGCTCCCAGAGGGAGCAGAGCCCCAGCAGGGCGCATCCCAATGCGCCCCATGCGGCTGCATGGGGCAGCAGGATTCCCGCTGCCGCTAACGCAAGCCCCAGCCGCGCATACAGCCTGACCAGCGGGTCTTCGCTGCGCAGAGGATGGCTCCATTGCAGGAGCCTGCGGCGGAATGAGGCGGCCTGAGAGAAGTGGCGCGGAGGCTGTGTGATGGATGGCATCGCGGCTTCCTCCTTACACTCTCAGCATCGCGCCAGGGTGTCGCGGCTTGCAGTGCCGTCTGTCAGCAATCGGCCGTGACAGTTGTCATGCCGCGCAAACACCGAGGGAATTCTCTTGCCAATGCTCCCGTGACAGGCACAAAATGCATTCCACCGTGGCTTCTGCGCCGCGCGCCAGCCACGCGGAGGTGAGAGATGTGCTTCAGCCCATCCGGTCTTCGTTGCTTTTCCTCGTTCTGTGTACTCTGATTTCCCCGGTCTTTGCGGCCTCTCTGCGCGACCGCATCGGCCCACATCCCACGCCGCCGTTTACCGATGAAAGCGCCGGCTTCTCGGTGCCTTTCCAGTACTTTGAGCACCACCTGTATGTCACCGTTTCGGTTAACGGGCAGGCGGGGCTCAGCTTTCTGGTGGATACCGGCACCAGCGCCAATATTCTCGATCTGACGGTCTCGCGCCAGCTCGGCATTCCGGTTGAAAAAATTACGCGCGCCCGCGACCTGGGCCTGGGTGGAGGCAAAGTCTCTATCGCCGGAGCGCAGCATGTGGATGTGCGCCTCGATCATCACCTGATCGCCGACACGCTCGCGATTGTGGACCTGCATGCGCTTGCCAGCGACATGCGGCATCCGATCGATGGAATTCTCGGCTATCCGCTGCTTCGCCGCTTTGTGACGGGCATCAATTTTGAAACCAGCCAGATTACCTTATGGCCGGCGAAAAGTTTTCGTTATCACGGCGGCGGCGAGATCATGGCCCTCAGCCGCAAGGGTAACGTCCCCACCATTCCCATTACGGTGGCGACGGTGACGCAGCTCACGAGAAATGCGCGCGTCGAGGTCGATACCGGCAGCGACGCCACACTGCTGCTCTATCCGCAGTATGCGCACCGCGCGCATCTCGACAATTCATTTCTGAAGATGAAGTCCGGGCAGGCTTATGGGCTGGGCGGACTCTTCCCGGTACGGCCGGGCGTGCTCGGCTCCATGACCATGGGCAACATCATGGTGGTGCGATTCATTGCGTTTCTGATGCAGACCAAGCCGCTGGTGACAAGGCGCGATGTCTGCGGCGTGATCGGGACGTCAGTGCTGGGCAGCTACCGGCGAGTGATCTTTGATGTGCCGCGCAACCGCATTATCTTTGAGCTGCCGCCGGCGATTCCGCCCCTGCGTCAGGCATCGAATGCGCCGCCGCCGGGGCCGTCACTCTGACGCAGCTTCCAGCGCGGGCTCCGCGGAGCTGCTGCGCCAGTCCAGCGCCGCGTTCAGCAGCAGATGGACCATCTGTTGCAGCGTCTCCTCGGGCAGCAGTTCCGGGCTGAACTGGTGATTGAGCGCCAGGCCTTCGAGCACGGACTCGACCAGCAGCATACGCTGCTGCTGCTCGCGCGTGACCGGACCGTTCAGGCTCGGCAGACGGCCCTCCACGCACTCCAGCTCCACCTTGCATTGCTTGCGCAGGTGCTCCAGCAGCAGCTTGCGGCGCAGTTCAGGATGCCGTGCGGCAAACTGCTTGAATTCCAGTTGCACCAGAATCTGCCCGGCGTCTGGAATGCGTTTGGCTATCCACTGCTCAAAGTGCTCAAGCTGCTTTTCAGGGGGAACCGCTTCTGCCTGCAGGCGCAGCATCTCGGCTTCGTACTCCGCCAACGCCTGGTTGCGCAGGGCGAAGATTGCCGCTTCCTTGTTGGCAAAGTTCGCGTAGAACGCGCCCCGGCTGCGCCCGGCCTCGGCAGCAATGTCTTCAATGCGGGCGGCTTCAAATCCATCCCGTGCAAATACCTTGCGGGCCGCTTCCAGCAGCGCCTTGCGAGTTGCCTCGCTGCGCATCGCCTGCCGCGAACCGGCAGGAGCAAATTGTTCGAGCACTGTGGACATACAACGGGCATCCCCCGCCCGTACTTCCATCATATACATACACGCATGTATATATTTCTGACGGCGGCATGACTTTTATTTCATCAAACCAGCTCCGCTGAAGGCCCACATCGGCAAATTGTGGGCCTTTCCGCGGAAGATTGCAGCTCTTCCCGGTTACGCCGCCTCGTCATCCTCGGCAGGTTTGCGGGCGCCGGCGATGATCTTTTCCGCAATGCTTTGCGGCACCACGTCGTAGTGGTCCATGTCCATGTGGAAGCTGCCCCGGCCTTGGGTCAGCGCGGTGAGCGCCTGGCCGTAGTTGAGCATTTCGGCCATGGGCACCTGCGCCTGAATCACCATGCCGTCGCCGGAATGGCGCTGCATCTGTCCCTGCACGCGCCCGCGCCGCTGGTTCAGGTCGCCCATCAGCGCGCCGGCAAACTCGCCGGGAGCTTCCACTTCGACGGCCATCACCGGCTCCAGCAACACGGGCCGCGCCTGCTCCATGCATTTGCGAAAGGCCAGCCGCCCGGCCATCTTGAATGACATCTCATTGGAGTCCACGTCGTGATAGCTGCCGTCGTAGAGCGTCACCTTGAAGTCCACGACCGGAAACCCCGCCAGATAGCCCCGCGCCGCCGATTCCTGAATGCCCTTCTCGACCGCCGGAACAAACTGCCGCGGAATCGCGCCGCCAAAAATCTCATTCGCAAAGGCAAAGCCCGCGCCTCGCTCCAACGGCTCCATGCGAATTTTGCAGTCGCCATATTGCCCGTGGCCGCCGGTCTGCTTTTTGTGGCGGCCCTGCGCCTCGGCGCTGCCGCGAATCGTCTCGCGATAGGGCACCTTGGGCGGCTTGAGCGTCACCTCAGTGTGGTAGCGCTTCTTGAGCTTCGACACCAGGGACTCGATATGCGGCTGCCCCGCCGCCGCAATCAGAAATTCGTTGGTCTGCGGATCGCGGAAGAAGCGCATCAGCAGATCCTCTTCCATCAGCTTGTGCACGGCCGGGGCCAGCTTGTCCTCATCGGAGCGGCTTCTTGGCTCAATCGCCCAGGTCATGGCGGGCTCGGGCATCGGCACCGGCTCAAAAAACACTTCATGTCCTTTCTCGCCGAGCGTGTCGCCGGTGGCTGTGTCCTTGAGCTTGGCCACTGCGCCAATGTCGCCTGCATGCAGCTCGGCGACGGCCTCAGCGTTGTGCCCTTGCATGACCGAGAGATGCGCGAGCTTCTCCGTGGTGCCTCGCGAATAATTCACCACGCTGGCATCGTTCTTCAGGCAGCCGGAGAAGACTTTGAAGAAGCTGATGCGGCCGGCGAAGGGATCGGTCATCGTCTTGAAGATATACAGCGCCAGCGGCTCGGCATCGTCCACGCGGCGCAGGACCATTTCTCCCTCGGCCGCCTCTGCCGCAGCCTGGGCTGCGTCGGCATGCCCATTGCCGACTGCTTGCGCCATGGTGGCGCGGGCGCGCGCGGCCACCGGCTGGCGCTCCAGAGGCGACGGCGCATAGACCTTCAGAAAATCCAGCAGATGATCGGCGCCCACCTCGGTTAATCCGCTCGCATAGAGCACGGGAAAGATGCGGTCTTCGCGAATCGCCTCATGCAGAGCGGTGATCAGGTGCTGCTCGGGCAGCGTGCCCTCGGCAAAGAACTCTTCCATCAACTCATCCTTGCCCTCGGCCACCAGTTCGACCAGCGTCTCATGCGCTTCCTTTGCGGCATCCGCCAGCTCGGCAGGAATCTCGACAATCTTGCCCCGTCCGTCGCCCATGGGCTCATAGGCAAAGGCCTGCATCGTGATCAGGTCCACCACGCCCACAAAGACGCCGTCGCGGTGCCACGGCACCTGCACCGGAACTACGCTGCGCCCATAGCGCTCGCGCAGCGCCGCGAGTGTCTCCTCATAACGTTCGGCCGCGCGGGCATGATCCATCTGGTTGAGCACAATCGAGCGCGGCATCGCCGACTCTTCGGCATACTTCCACACGCGCTCGGTGATGCTTTCAACGCCGTTCACGGCATGCACCACCATCAGGGCTGATTCCACGGGCAGCATGGCGCAGCGGGCCTCGGGCGCGAACATGTGAAAGCCCGGCGTGTCGACTAGGTTCACCTTCACGCCATTCCATTCCGCATAGGCGACGCAGTTGTGCATGGTGGTGCCGCGGACCACATCTTCTTCGTCATAGGCGGTGATGGCCGAGCCATCTTCCACGCGGCACAGGTTGGCAGTCACGCGGGCGGCATGCAGCATGGCGGAAATGAGCGTGGTCTTTCCGCAGTGCGCATGCCCGGCTAAGGCTACGTTGCGAATCTCCTGGCTGGCATAGGTTTTCATGGCGTGCTCCTTTTCTGTGGGAGGGGCCAGGGCAGAGCGGCCCCGGCGCAAGTGAATGAAAAACAGGCATCGGGCGGAAGAGAGTGCAGGCACAGGGATGGATGGCGGGCGTCGTGAAAGGCGTCGGGGTGGTGCGTGTGCCGGTGCTGCGGATCCCGCTCCATCGAGAACTCCGCGCGCATGCGCCGGGCGGCGCATGTGGCCTCATTCTTCTCAGGATGGTCGAAGCTTTCGCCGCGCAAATGCCTCGGCATCCCTTGAAGCTACGGATACTAGCACAGGCTGCCCTGTGCGGTCAGTGGGGCGCAAAAGGCGGCTTTCACAGCCCGCACAGCCAGCGGCCGGGCTGGCGCGGTACACTGCATCCCAAAGTAAAGTGAATCGATTCTTCTATCTCATCTGGCTCATTGGCGCGGGCGTCTGGTTCTTTGATGCCGTGTTGAGCATGCACCGCCACTATCTGGCGCGCGGGCTGGCGCAGGCCGGGGTGGCAGCGGGCTTTCTTGCGGTGGGGATGCTTTTTCGCCAGAGCTACCGGCGGCAGCAGCAGCGCCGCCAGCGGAAGAACGGCGGCGATGGAAAGAATGGAAGCAGAAAAACCTGATACCCCAAACCGATAGCAGGGTGCCCCGGGTCCGTGTGTCCGGACCCGGGATCAACGATCAAGGCGTTCCCTTTACATCTCCTTCGCGGCGATCGCCACGCTCTGTTCAAAGATGTCGAGCGCAATCTTCGCCTCATGCTCATTCACAATGAGCGGCGGGGCCAGACGGATCGAGGTCTCGCCGCAACCCAGCACCAGCAGTCCGCGCTCAAAGCACAGGTCCACGATGCGGTCGCGCAGCGCCGGAGCCACCTCGCGCGTCTTCTGGTCCTTCACAAACTCCACGCCGATCATCAGTCCGCGCCCGCGCACGTCGCCCACCACGGGATGCTTCTCTTTCCAGGTGCGCAGCCGCTCCAGTATTTCGCCGCCGCGTTTGGCGGCATTGGCGATGCCCTCGCGCTCCAGCACATCCATGGTGGCCAGCGCCGCGGCAATCGCCACGGGGTTGCCGCCAAAGGTCGAGGCATGCGAGCCCGGCTTCCAGTCCATGATTTCAGCCCTGGTCATGCAGATGCTCAGCGGCATGCCTGAGGCAATGCCCTTGGCGATGCAGACAATGTCCGGCTCCACGCCGGAGTCCTGAATGGCCCACCACTGCCCGGTGCGGCCCGCGCCCGACTGCACCTCATCGGCCACCAGCAGAATGCCGTGCCTGTCGCAAATCTTCCGCAGCTCCTGCAAAAAGATCTTCGGCGCCGGCACATAGCCGCCTTCGCCCTGGATCGGTTCCACAAAGATCGCGGCGACCTCTTCAGGAGCAAGCGTCGTCTTGAAGAGCTTGTCTTCGATGTAGCGCGCGCAGCCCAGCGCAAAGGCTTCTTCCTCCTGCGGGCCGCCGCTGCAGCCGCGATACGCATACGGATACCGCACATGCGTCACGCCCGGCACGAGTGGCGAAAAGCGGCGCTTCTGCTGCGGCTTTGAGGCCGTGAGCGAGAGCGCGCCCATGGTGCGGCCGTGAAACGCGCCGAGAAACGCGATGATGTGCTGGCGGCCGGTGTGGTAGCGGGCAATTTTCAGCGCGCACTCCACGGCCTCGGCGCCCGAGTTGCCGTAGTAGAAGCGGTGCGGCCCCTTCATCGGCGCCAGTTTCGACAGCCGCTCGGCGAGCGTGATCATGTTTTCGTAGTAAAAGTCGGTGCCCGACATGTGAATCAGCTCGGCGGCCTGGCGCTGAATGGCTGTCACCACTTCAGGATGACAGTGGCCGGTCGAGGTCACGGCAATGCCCGCGGCAAAGTCGAGAAACTCGTTGCCGTCCACATCTTCCACACGCACGCCCCGGCCGCGCTTTGCCACCATGGGATAGGAGCGCGTGTAGCTGGGCGAGATCAGGCGGTCATCGGCTTCCACCACAGCCCTGGCGTTGGGGCCCGGCAGCGAGGTGACCAGCTTGGGTCCGTAAGTGTGTCGAATGTCCTCTTCGGCGTGCGTTTCGGTGGTGGGCGTCATTGTCTATTCTCCTTGAGGGCTGCGGATTGTTTGCCGGATGGGTGCGGCACACGGGTGCCGGCGATGGCAAACAGGGTCCGGGTGAGGTCATCGATCGGCCACGGAAGCGCTTTCCGGGCGACAAGCGGGTGCGAGAGGAGTCCTCTTCTACCGGCGGCATCTGCTGCAGAGCACGTGCGTGCCTGCGGAGACGGCGGGGCAGCGGTGACTAGTCGCTGCCGAAGAGGCTAGGTCGCGTGCGGGTGGGCAGCACGCGCAGATGACGCCGGGGAGCAATCGACCGCACAAACGACCGGCTCCAGCTCTTGCGGCTGAAAGCAACCGGGTACGGAATGTGCTTGGTGTGCATCGGCAGGCGTGCTCTCCGTTGGCAGAAGAGTAGCACGCCAAAAGGGATTTGCAGAAGAACTTTGACTCCCGTCCGCCTCAGGAGCGGGCGCGGATGAGAATCCTGTCATGCCGCGATCAGGCCGCGGCCATTGGCTCCGGCTGCCTTCTCTCCAGATAGCGAAACGCTATTCTGAGCAGCATGGGAGTCGCAAATGTGGTCACCACCGCCATTAGAACCAGCGTCGTGAAGAGCTGGCGTCCGATCAGGCCGCTTGCCAGGGCAATGTTGGCAATGACCAGTTCCATGACGCCTCGGCCATTCAACCCGACGCCCAGCGCCCAGCTCTCGGCCTGGTTCAGCTTTGCAAAGCGGCCGCCGAGGTAGCCTCCCAGAATCTTTCCGGCAAAGGAAACCGCCAGCACGGCCGCCACCAGTGGCCAATCCCTGAGGCTGGAAGCGTCGAATTCAAGACCGATGGCCGCGAAAAATACAGGACCGACAAACCCCATCGT
The DNA window shown above is from Acidobacterium capsulatum ATCC 51196 and carries:
- the asnS gene encoding asparagine--tRNA ligase, whose translation is MTEETNVTNTATEAPLTTIARIGEHEGKTITLRGWLYNLRESGKLLFPIFRDGSGTIQGIVPKAAVAPEVFERIKGLTQESSVIVTGKVRADHRAPGGYELDVENVEVVQRVPEDTPFPISLKEHGTDFLMEHRHLWIRTPRQSAILRIRAEIIKAARDFLDDNGFILTDPPILTPAACEGTSTLFPVEYFGDEAYLTQSGQLYIESTALALGKVYSFGPTFRAEKSKTRRHLTEFWMVEPEWAYAGLDDLMGLAEQFISFIVGRVLTRRAADLKVLGRDVAKLQSIQAPFPRLSYDEAAQMLNDAHAKGLLEHPFEYGNDFGSPDETYISSQFDRPVMVHRYPAAVKAFYMEPDPENSKYALCVDVLAPEGYGEIIGGSQRISSYELLKQRIEDHQLPLEAFQWYLDLRRYGSVPHSGFGMGIERAVAWICGLEHVRETIPFARTLNRIYP
- the rocF gene encoding arginase, translated to MSKETEKMAAEKAAVAGLTSGPIYSGTQALPPRKIKLIGVPLDMGASRRGVDMGPSAVRVAGLEARLEALGHQVTDGGNISVAIAETKHSGEQNARYLQEITETCTKAAGMVTKALEQGMTPLVIGGDHSVAAGSVSGVAEYYRHQNQRIGLLWIDAHGDMNTPETSPSGNVHGMPLAALLGLGPESLANICGWSPKVLPENTVLIGVRDIDATEKENIKRAGVTEVYTMRDIDERGMRTVMEEALRAAGRGTAGYHVSLDMDWIDPEDAPGVGTPVRGGATYREAHLAMEIIADHGRMVSFELVEVNPVIDEHNRTADLAVELICSAFGKKIL
- a CDS encoding HigA family addiction module antitoxin, translating into MRMYNPPHPGEILAEYLNGRPVTATSTHLGVSRVALSRVLNGRAGISADMAIRLAEAFNTTPELWMNLQVQYDLARAGKARRKKITPLHDAA
- a CDS encoding type II toxin-antitoxin system RelE/ParE family toxin, whose protein sequence is MIRSFRHPGVERFFLTGSKAGIQPAHANKLRLQLAALHAATRPEDMCAPGWDLHPLKGNREGHWSVKVNGNWRLTFRFDGPDAILVDYQDYH
- a CDS encoding D-alanine--D-alanine ligase family protein, with amino-acid sequence MKKLRIGILFGGRSGEHEVSLLSAASILKAIDRKKYEVVPIGITKQGRWVTADAAELLLANGSAKAEPRPLRAGDPDTTPGAAVLAKGEAVIVPPVPQQASQGALVPFETQASTLTADSARQALQLDIIFPVLHGTFGEDGTIQGLLELAGIAYVGSGVLGSATGMDKDIMKRLFASAKLPITKHVTFLRPEWEKNPRKITTQIEAALKYPVFVKPANLGSSVGISKARDRKELKAAIELAAGFDRKIVVEQGVGGKRGKARELEVAVLGNNAPEASVVGEIVPGKEFYDYEAKYLSEGSVPIIPAKLTKAQSKQIREMAVAAFRACDCAGLARVDFLMEPGTSGRIYLNEINTLPGFTSISMYPKLWEASGLPYSKLIDRLIELARERRAEQDRNRYSL
- a CDS encoding pepsin/retropepsin-like aspartic protease family protein — its product is MHSTVASAPRASHAEVRDVLQPIRSSLLFLVLCTLISPVFAASLRDRIGPHPTPPFTDESAGFSVPFQYFEHHLYVTVSVNGQAGLSFLVDTGTSANILDLTVSRQLGIPVEKITRARDLGLGGGKVSIAGAQHVDVRLDHHLIADTLAIVDLHALASDMRHPIDGILGYPLLRRFVTGINFETSQITLWPAKSFRYHGGGEIMALSRKGNVPTIPITVATVTQLTRNARVEVDTGSDATLLLYPQYAHRAHLDNSFLKMKSGQAYGLGGLFPVRPGVLGSMTMGNIMVVRFIAFLMQTKPLVTRRDVCGVIGTSVLGSYRRVIFDVPRNRIIFELPPAIPPLRQASNAPPPGPSL
- a CDS encoding TetR/AcrR family transcriptional regulator; translation: MSTVLEQFAPAGSRQAMRSEATRKALLEAARKVFARDGFEAARIEDIAAEAGRSRGAFYANFANKEAAIFALRNQALAEYEAEMLRLQAEAVPPEKQLEHFEQWIAKRIPDAGQILVQLEFKQFAARHPELRRKLLLEHLRKQCKVELECVEGRLPSLNGPVTREQQQRMLLVESVLEGLALNHQFSPELLPEETLQQMVHLLLNAALDWRSSSAEPALEAASE